From Argopecten irradians isolate NY chromosome 2, Ai_NY, whole genome shotgun sequence, the proteins below share one genomic window:
- the LOC138312861 gene encoding uncharacterized protein — translation MEEEVGTDAYSSVYMKRKLKKTFGSSITISEESGCSSIVTLTSTASNILNTFYKEPKTTNTEEEKRKIISTAAKLIKCDIKDIASRKSTSTYPTAEEVSSNDSNVAFVPDSLQLLLRTLFSEKDVDLKVASIGQAIMQSSAPRGIIAPLQLGLGIQTHHQFGSRFLVDTLNSLGFCLSYSEVQSYERNAAMSHGTQIEGVTRDHMIQFVADNVDHNLRTLDGKGTFHGMGIIAGITPQTPRRRPIPRNDVSISDVTSLARINIEFFKCQSSYFDSLTFKMLRHIDIEDNTSKLDMLSLVTWPLLPQRPAWGAMMHAVQKGNYPGKSSIVFLPIIDLDPSDMSCIYSTLQFVSNEAGKYNNTPVLTFDQPLFWKASMIQASESSSSPLKSIVLRVGGFHLEMSFLGCIGHLMGNSGLHETLETVFASNAVGHMMSGKAVQRALRGHFLVDTALHAILLSSIYDITLPMGKEETNNEDSRNEHLNDDSSSRIHCDLVNAVELLEKTLSAEVSMETVLSSDVLDIIQEKLTVTCQGLEGKRTAKLWLQYMHMVKLLRCFVKAERTGQWLLHLKTVHDMLHYFAAAGHNLYTKSSYLYLQKMQELEQEHPEVFHAFVSGNHVLRRSDRFWAGLSTDLVIEQALMRSIKSVGGLTRGRGMSEQQRAVWLLSMPACADINQAMQDATEVNYITNEQHKECSKSRRERDGKDTAMVLDYLVQRNPFDGDDSLRSIETGETDDGRATADDAKRIGEDILNKMEGQKVNEYVFRKCNKAVTLSSIHSERASGDQVEIDPQLLFQRLTMAADSCLEDASSLFKYELSTYPSSLFESSGLLRAAQKATLAEAIWNMNDCSSSLPKGTDVHHILDGGSLLHRIPWDRGL, via the coding sequence ATGGAAGAAGAGGTTGGAACTGATGCGTATAGCTCAGTATACATgaaaagaaaactgaaaaaaactTTTGGTTCTTCAATTACTATATCCGAAGAAAGTGGATGTTCAAGTATCGTTACGCTGACGTCTACGGCTTCAAACATACTGAATACCTTTTATAAAGAACCAAAGACTACAAATACCGAGGAAGAGAAGAGGAAAATTATATCCACTGCTGCTAAACTTATCAAGTGTGATATCAAAGATATTGCATCAAGGAAATCCACATCTACCTATCCAACAGCTGAAGAAGTTTCATCAAATGATTCCAACGTAGCTTTTGTACCTGATAGTCTACAGCTTTTGTTAAGGACTCTCTTCTCCGAGAAAGATGTCGACCTCAAAGTTGCTTCCATTGGACAGGCGATAATGCAATCCTCGGCCCCTAGAGGTATTATAGCACCGTTGCAGCTAGGATTAGGCATTCAGACTCACCATCAGTTTGGTTCCCGTTTCTTGGTAGATACTCTAAATAGTCTTGGGTTTTGCCTTTCATACTCAGAGGTTCAGTCCTATGAACGGAATGCAGCTATGTCTCATGGAACGCAGATAGAAGGTGTAACAAGAGACCACATGATCCAATTTGTTGCCGATAATGTTGATCACAACCTGAGAACACTGGATGGAAAGGGAACATTCCATGGGATGGGAATCATCGCAGGAATAACTCCACAAACTCCCAGGAGAAGACCTATACCGCGAAATGACGTTTCCATATCAGATGTCACTTCTTTAGCAAGGATTAACATTGAGTTTTTCAAATGCCAGTCGTCTTATTTCGATTCGCTAACATTCAAGATGCTTCGACATATAGATATAGAAGATAACACAAGTAAGCTCGATATGCTGTCTCTTGTTACTTGGCCACTACTTCCTCAGCGTCCTGCCTGGGGTGCTATGATGCATGCAGTTCAGAAAGGAAACTATCCAGGAAAGTCTTCAATAGTTTTTCTGCCTATAATTGACCTTGATCCCAGTGACATGTCATGCATCTACTCTACGCTCCAATTCGTTTCTAATGAAGCAGGAAAGTACAACAACACACCAGTGCTGACATTTGATCAACCGCTATTTTGGAAAGCAAGCATGATCCAAGCCAGTGAATCTTCGTCTAGTCCTTTAAAATCTATTGTGCTAAGAGTTGGAGGATTTCATCTCGAAATGTCTTTCCTTGGATGCATAGGTCATCTAATGGGCAACTCTGGACTACATGAAACACTAGAAACTGTGTTTGCATCCAACGCAGTTGGACACATGATGTCGGGAAAAGCTGTACAGAGAGCGTTACGGGGGCATTTTCTTGTGGATACCGCTTTACATGCCATTCTTCTTTCAAGTATCTACGACATCACACTACCAATGGGAAAAGAAGAGACCAATAACGAAGATTCAAGAAATGAACATTTGAATGATGATTCATCTTCACGCATTCATTGTGATTTGGTAAATGCAGTCGAGCTATTGGAAAAGACGTTGTCTGCTGAAGTGTCCATGGAAACCGTTTTAAGCTCTGATGTCTTAGATATCATTCAAGAGAAACTAACAGTTACATGCCAAGGCCTAGAAGGAAAGAGAACGGCTAAACTTTGGCTGCAGTATATGCACATGGTGAAACTATTGCGATGCTTTGTTAAGGCAGAAAGGACAGGTCAGTGGCTCCTTCATTTGAAGACGGTTCACGACATGTTACACTATTTTGCGGCTGCTGGACACAATCTATACACAAAGTCTTCCTATTTGTATCTTCAGAAAATGCAGGAATTAGAACAAGAGCATCCTGAAGTGTTCCATGCCTTCGTATCTGGTAACCATGTCCTGCGGAGATCTGATCGATTCTGGGCTGGTTTATCTACAGATTTAGTAATTGAACAAGCTCTCATGCGCAGTATAAAATCTGTAGGTGGTCTCACACGAGGACGTGGAATGTCTGAACAGCAGAGAGCAGTTTGGTTGCTTTCCATGCCAGCTTGTGCAGACATCAACCAAGCCATGCAAGACGCCACTGAGGTTAATTATATAACCAATGAACAGCACAAAGAATGTTCCAAGTCCAGGCGCGAAAGGGATGGGAAAGATACAGCCATGGTATTAGACTACCTCGTCCAAAGAAACCCCTTTGATGGAGACGACTCCCTTCGTAGCATCGAGACTGGTGAAACTGACGATGGGAGAGCCACCGCTGATGATGCAAAGCGAATCGGAGAAGATATACTCAATAAGATGGAAGGTCAGAAAGTGAATGAGTATGTTTTCCGTAAATGTAATAAAGCTGTTACTTTATCATCGATACATTCGGAGAGAGCGTCTGGCGACCAAGTTGAAATTGACCCACAACTCCTCTTTCAGCGATTGACCATGGCAGCAGATAGTTGTTTAGAAGATGCATCATCTTTATTCAAATATGAATTAAGCACTTATCCATCTTCGCTTTTTGAGTCATCAGGGTTGTTACGTGCAGCACAGAAGGCAACGCTTGCAGAAGCAATATGGAATATGAATGACTGTTCTTCCTCTTTACCAAAAGGCACAGACGTTCATCACATACTTGATGGTGGTTCTCTGTTGCACAGAATACCGTGGGACAGAGGTTTATAA